The genomic segment GCGCAAACGGTTTGCTCAAAAAGTATGCTATATTCCGCAGGGACACTCCGGCGTCTTTACCTACACGGTGCGCGACTTTATCGTTATGGGGCGTAATCCGCATCAAACAGCTCTCCAAACACCTTCGCAAAAAGATTGGGAATATGTCGATCATGCGCTTGATGTTTTTGGGTTAACGCAATTTGCCGGCCGCTATTACAGCCAGCTCAGTTCGGGAGAGCCGCGGCTTGTGATGCTTGCCCGCGGTATGGTGCAGGATGCTCCCATCATCCTCTTGGATGAACCGACCGCCAATCTCGATTTTTACAACGAGCATAAGATTATGCAGATTACCCGTAAGCTTTGTACAAAAGCGCACAAGACGGTGCTCGTTTCCATTCATAACCCCGCGCTCGCGCTGC from the Treponema vincentii F0403 genome contains:
- a CDS encoding ABC transporter ATP-binding protein, coding for MNAAFELDGVTAVRGTQTILKDLRQLIPQQQVIALIGPNGAGKTTLLRLLAGLDAPAAGTLSVLGENAAHLTRKRFAQKVCYIPQGHSGVFTYTVRDFIVMGRNPHQTALQTPSQKDWEYVDHALDVFGLTQFAGRYYSQLSSGEPRLVMLARGMVQDAPIILLDEPTANLDFYNEHKIMQITRKLCTKAHKTVLVSIHNPALALQYADLIYCIYNGGIAAVEEKSNPDFERNITAMLNAMYAEKGSGTIRLQRIDDIPFVYLK